One part of the Mycolicibacterium aromaticivorans JS19b1 = JCM 16368 genome encodes these proteins:
- a CDS encoding tyrosine-type recombinase/integrase, whose product MLAPNVVQLDPQRAVLEAMLEGWENQQRARFLKDSTIVPRRRLVRRFVEFSGLYPWQWTPSEGEAWISELRSGSTPLRLSTARNYEIDIRMFCEYLLDPRYGWIAECTQQFGEIPQQVFHEDNSIVHVGDYEGDPSRRPLTYDEVQALFDAADARVGTIRARGRKGARTALRDAAMLKFCYAFGLRRREVVHIDVVDLRRNSKMDDFGRFGAVSVRYGKASRGGAPKRRTVLTIPEMSWIVEILDHYMTDVRPLFPSEKRPALWLTERGSRVGMRTLNEAFCTARDEAGIDPTLDLHSLRHSYVTHLVEFDYPERFIQEQVGHSFSSTTAIYVGVSNEYRNRLLSQSMHSRYGTELGGSSR is encoded by the coding sequence ATGTTGGCGCCCAATGTTGTTCAGCTTGATCCGCAACGCGCGGTGCTTGAAGCGATGTTGGAGGGCTGGGAGAACCAGCAACGGGCCCGGTTCCTGAAGGACTCCACGATCGTGCCCCGGCGTCGGCTGGTGCGTCGGTTTGTGGAGTTCTCTGGCTTGTATCCGTGGCAGTGGACGCCTTCTGAGGGTGAGGCGTGGATTAGTGAGTTGCGTTCTGGTTCAACGCCGTTGCGGCTATCGACCGCACGTAATTACGAGATCGATATCCGGATGTTTTGCGAGTACTTGCTTGATCCGCGGTACGGCTGGATCGCGGAGTGCACGCAGCAGTTCGGTGAAATTCCCCAGCAGGTCTTTCACGAGGACAACTCGATTGTCCATGTCGGGGACTACGAAGGTGATCCGTCCCGGCGTCCGCTGACCTATGACGAGGTTCAGGCGCTCTTCGATGCCGCTGATGCCCGAGTCGGCACCATCCGTGCCCGCGGCCGCAAGGGCGCACGAACAGCCTTGCGTGACGCAGCGATGTTGAAGTTCTGCTACGCCTTCGGTTTACGTCGGCGCGAGGTCGTCCATATCGACGTTGTTGATCTGCGCCGTAATTCAAAGATGGACGACTTCGGCAGGTTTGGCGCGGTGTCGGTTCGGTACGGCAAGGCCTCGCGCGGTGGAGCGCCCAAGCGACGCACCGTACTGACGATTCCGGAGATGAGCTGGATCGTTGAAATCCTCGATCACTACATGACTGATGTGCGACCGCTGTTTCCCAGCGAGAAGCGCCCGGCATTGTGGTTGACCGAGCGGGGATCACGAGTCGGCATGCGGACGCTCAATGAAGCGTTTTGCACCGCGCGCGATGAAGCCGGCATTGACCCAACACTGGACCTACATTCGTTGCGTCACTCGTACGTGACTCACCTAGTTGAGTTCGACTACCCGGAACGATTCATCCAAGAGCAGGTTGGTCACTCGTTCTCCTCGACGACCGCCATCTATGTCGGCGTGTCAAACGAGTACCGCAATCGCCTTTTGTCCCAATCGATGCACTCCCGCTACGGCACCGAGCTCGGGGGGTCATCACGATGA
- a CDS encoding redoxin NrdH, with protein sequence MTITVYTKPACVQCNMTYKALDKSGLTYDVVDISEDAEARDYVMAMGYLQAPVVVAGGDHWSGFRPDRIKALSNGAILSSDATLVG encoded by the coding sequence ATGACCATCACCGTCTACACCAAGCCCGCCTGCGTGCAGTGCAACATGACCTATAAGGCCCTGGACAAGTCGGGTCTGACCTACGACGTCGTCGACATCAGCGAGGACGCGGAGGCCCGCGATTACGTGATGGCGATGGGCTACCTGCAGGCGCCGGTCGTCGTTGCCGGCGGCGATCACTGGTCGGGCTTCCGGCCGGATCGGATCAAGGCCCTCTCCAATGGAGCAATATTGTCATCTGATGCAACATTGGTTGGCTAG
- a CDS encoding NADPH-dependent FMN reductase translates to MSDINVLTLVGSLRAASVNRQLAELAAESAPDGVTVTVYDGLGDLPHYNEDLDTEDAPAPVVALRAAAAQADAALVVTPEYNGSIPGVLKNAIDWLSRPYGNGALKDKPLAVIGSALGQYGGVWAHDETRKSFGIAGPRVVESLKLSVPSTTFDGKHPRENSEVSAAVRDVVGKLAAEVG, encoded by the coding sequence ATGTCGGATATCAACGTGCTGACACTGGTAGGTAGCCTGCGGGCGGCCTCGGTCAATCGCCAGCTGGCCGAACTTGCGGCGGAGTCGGCGCCCGACGGCGTCACCGTCACCGTGTACGACGGGCTGGGCGACCTGCCGCACTACAACGAAGACCTCGACACCGAGGACGCACCCGCCCCCGTGGTGGCGTTGCGGGCCGCGGCCGCGCAGGCGGATGCGGCTCTGGTGGTGACCCCGGAATACAACGGGAGCATCCCCGGTGTGCTCAAGAACGCGATCGACTGGTTGTCGCGTCCGTACGGCAACGGCGCGCTGAAGGACAAGCCGCTGGCGGTCATCGGGTCCGCCCTCGGTCAGTACGGCGGGGTGTGGGCGCATGACGAGACCCGCAAGTCGTTCGGTATCGCCGGCCCCCGGGTGGTGGAGTCGCTGAAGCTGTCGGTGCCGTCCACGACCTTCGACGGCAAGCATCCGCGGGAGAACTCCGAGGTGTCCGCCGCGGTGCGCGACGTGGTCGGCAAGCTGGCCGCCGAGGTGGGCTGA
- a CDS encoding TetR/AcrR family transcriptional regulator, translating into MGVSAIHGANELPVSAPQERGDAARNRLLLLDAARMLIAERGADAVSMDDIAAAAGVGKGTLFRRFGSRAGLMMVLLDEDERAIQQAFLFGPAPLGPEAPPLQRLLAFGRERLRFVQTHRDLLLDANRDPDSRYSAPFAVMHTHIRVLLQAAGSTGDLDAQADALLALLDADYVSRQLLERGRSLDTLGDAWDSVARKLCGT; encoded by the coding sequence GTGGGAGTGAGCGCGATCCACGGGGCAAATGAGCTGCCGGTTTCCGCGCCGCAGGAACGGGGCGACGCCGCCCGAAACCGGCTGCTGCTGCTCGACGCCGCCCGCATGCTGATCGCCGAGCGAGGCGCCGACGCGGTCTCCATGGACGACATCGCCGCCGCCGCGGGCGTGGGCAAGGGCACGTTGTTCCGGCGCTTCGGCAGCCGCGCCGGGTTGATGATGGTCCTGCTCGACGAGGACGAACGCGCGATCCAGCAGGCCTTCCTGTTCGGACCGGCGCCGCTGGGCCCGGAAGCCCCGCCGCTGCAACGACTTCTGGCCTTCGGGCGCGAACGGCTGCGTTTCGTGCAAACCCACCGCGACCTGCTCCTCGACGCCAACCGCGATCCCGATTCCCGTTACAGTGCGCCGTTCGCGGTGATGCACACCCACATCCGGGTGCTTCTGCAGGCCGCGGGCAGCACCGGCGATCTCGATGCCCAGGCCGACGCGCTGCTCGCGCTGCTCGACGCCGACTACGTCAGCCGTCAGCTCCTCGAGCGCGGCCGCTCGCTGGACACCCTGGGCGATGCGTGGGACAGCGTTGCGCGCAAGCTGTGCGGGACGTGA
- a CDS encoding DNA polymerase IV, translating into MTAPPARDWVLHVDLDQFLASVELRRHPELVGLPLIVGGSGDPTEPRKVVTCASYEARGFGVHAGMPLRSAARKCPDATFLPSDPPAYDEASDQVMGLLRDLGHPVEVWGWDEAYVGARVADPVELAERIRTVIAAETGLVCSVGISDNKQRAKVATGFGKPDGVYTLTDANWMEQMGARPVEALWGVGPKTTKKLAALGITTVRELASADAELLTATFGPRTGLWLLLLAKGGGDTTVSAEPWIPRSRSHVMTFPRDLTERADMDAAIVDLARHALTDVVAQSRIVTRVAVTVRTNTFYTRTKIRKLDEPTVAGEVITAAALRVLDLFELDRPVRLLGVRLELAPI; encoded by the coding sequence GTGACCGCACCACCCGCCCGCGACTGGGTCCTGCACGTCGACCTCGATCAGTTCCTGGCCTCGGTCGAACTGCGCCGCCACCCCGAACTCGTGGGCCTGCCGCTGATCGTCGGCGGAAGTGGCGATCCCACCGAGCCGCGCAAGGTGGTGACCTGCGCGTCGTATGAGGCCCGCGGCTTCGGCGTGCACGCGGGGATGCCGTTGCGTAGCGCAGCGCGCAAGTGTCCGGATGCGACGTTCCTGCCCTCGGATCCGCCCGCCTACGACGAAGCCTCCGACCAGGTGATGGGTCTGCTCCGCGATCTCGGCCACCCGGTCGAGGTGTGGGGCTGGGACGAGGCCTACGTCGGCGCCCGGGTCGCCGACCCGGTGGAGCTGGCCGAGCGAATCCGCACCGTGATCGCCGCCGAGACCGGGCTGGTCTGTTCGGTGGGTATCAGCGATAACAAACAGCGGGCCAAGGTCGCGACCGGCTTCGGCAAACCCGACGGCGTATACACGCTCACCGATGCCAACTGGATGGAGCAGATGGGCGCCCGCCCGGTGGAAGCGCTGTGGGGTGTCGGACCGAAGACCACGAAAAAGCTTGCCGCCCTCGGTATTACGACTGTGCGAGAGCTCGCGTCAGCCGATGCCGAATTGCTCACCGCGACGTTCGGACCGCGCACCGGCCTCTGGCTGTTACTGCTGGCCAAAGGCGGCGGCGACACGACGGTCAGCGCCGAGCCGTGGATTCCCCGGTCCCGCAGTCACGTCATGACATTTCCGCGCGACCTGACCGAGCGCGCCGACATGGACGCGGCGATCGTCGATCTGGCGCGCCACGCGCTCACCGACGTCGTCGCCCAGTCGCGCATCGTCACCCGGGTGGCGGTCACGGTGCGCACCAACACGTTCTACACTCGCACCAAGATCCGCAAACTCGACGAGCCCACCGTCGCCGGCGAGGTGATCACGGCCGCCGCACTGCGAGTGCTCGACCTCTTCGAGCTCGACCGCCCGGTACGCCTGTTGGGCGTACGTCTGGAACTCGCGCCGATCTAA
- a CDS encoding SDR family oxidoreductase: MADGFAGKRVFITGAASGIGRATALRLAREGAELYLTDVNADGLEQTVAEARALGADVAEHRALDISDYDAVAGFAADIHTSRPAMDMVMNIAGISAWGTVDQLTHQHWRSMVDVNLMGPIHVIETFLPPMVAAGRGGQLVNVSSAAGLVALPWHAAYSASKYGLRGLSEVLRFDLARHDIGVSLVVPGAVDTPLVQTVQIAGVDRDHPKVQKWVKRFSGHAVSPEKVADKILAGVSKNRFLIYTSVDIRAFYAFKRLAWWPYSVAMRRVNVFFTRVLRPRGATSSPPGA; the protein is encoded by the coding sequence ATGGCTGACGGCTTCGCAGGCAAGAGGGTGTTCATCACGGGCGCGGCCAGCGGCATCGGCCGGGCCACCGCGCTTCGGCTGGCTCGCGAAGGGGCCGAGCTGTATCTGACCGACGTCAACGCCGACGGCCTGGAGCAGACCGTCGCCGAGGCTCGTGCGCTCGGCGCCGACGTCGCCGAGCATCGCGCTCTGGACATCTCCGATTACGACGCGGTCGCCGGGTTCGCCGCCGACATCCACACCAGCCGGCCGGCGATGGACATGGTGATGAACATCGCCGGGATCTCGGCGTGGGGCACCGTCGACCAGCTCACCCACCAGCACTGGCGGTCGATGGTCGACGTCAACCTGATGGGTCCGATCCACGTCATCGAGACGTTTCTGCCCCCGATGGTCGCTGCCGGGCGAGGTGGGCAACTGGTCAACGTGTCCTCGGCGGCAGGACTGGTCGCGCTGCCGTGGCATGCCGCATACAGTGCGAGTAAGTATGGCCTGCGCGGACTTTCGGAGGTGCTGCGCTTCGACCTGGCCCGCCACGACATCGGGGTCTCACTCGTGGTGCCGGGTGCCGTCGACACCCCTTTGGTGCAGACGGTCCAGATCGCCGGTGTGGATCGTGACCATCCGAAGGTGCAGAAGTGGGTCAAGCGATTCAGCGGGCACGCGGTGTCACCGGAGAAAGTCGCCGACAAGATCCTGGCCGGTGTCTCTAAGAACCGCTTCCTGATCTACACCTCGGTCGACATCCGCGCCTTCTACGCGTTCAAACGGCTGGCGTGGTGGCCGTACAGCGTCGCGATGCGGCGGGTCAACGTCTTCTTCACGCGTGTGTTGCGTCCGCGCGGGGCGACGTCGAGTCCGCCAGGCGCTTAG
- a CDS encoding TetR/AcrR family transcriptional regulator: MTAQQDSVEAPRRRGDKQRHAIVQAVRELLEEKPFAELSVSTISDRAGVARSGFYFYFDSKYAVLAHIVGEAAHELEELTHSFAPRGPAETPTAFAERMVRSAAVVYAHNDPVMSACNAARHTDAEIREILDRYNDAVIDQIVPIVEAEISNGTADPISDDIRGLVRILTATTALTLSGETAFVGPDRNLDQAVRILEKLWLHALWGGRVGD; encoded by the coding sequence GTGACCGCTCAACAAGACTCCGTCGAGGCGCCGCGTCGCCGTGGCGACAAGCAGCGGCACGCCATCGTCCAGGCCGTTCGCGAGCTGCTCGAAGAAAAGCCGTTTGCCGAACTCTCGGTCAGCACGATCAGCGATCGAGCCGGCGTCGCGCGTTCCGGCTTCTACTTCTACTTCGACTCCAAGTACGCCGTGCTGGCCCACATCGTCGGCGAGGCCGCCCACGAACTCGAAGAACTCACCCACTCGTTCGCCCCGCGCGGACCCGCCGAGACGCCGACCGCGTTCGCTGAACGCATGGTGCGCAGCGCCGCCGTGGTCTATGCGCACAACGATCCGGTCATGTCGGCCTGTAACGCCGCCCGCCACACCGACGCCGAGATCCGCGAGATCCTGGACCGCTACAACGATGCGGTGATCGATCAGATCGTGCCGATCGTCGAAGCCGAGATCAGCAACGGCACCGCGGACCCGATCAGCGACGACATCCGCGGTCTGGTCCGGATCCTCACGGCGACAACAGCATTGACGCTCTCCGGGGAGACGGCGTTCGTGGGACCGGACCGCAATCTGGACCAGGCAGTGCGCATCCTGGAAAAGCTGTGGCTGCATGCGCTGTGGGGTGGACGGGTCGGCGACTGA
- a CDS encoding cytochrome P450, with the protein MATISTPHYLLDQARRRFTPTLNTIPGMGAVEKRLRERDWPQFELAQAPVGSGLKTVMGDSGLPLLGHMVETFRGGPEYLLQVYRKYGPIHYAYSPALPAVTALGPDATQAVFSNKNKDFSQKGWHPVIGPFFNRGLMMLDFDEHMYHRRIMQEAFTRTRLSGYVEHIDRVASLVIANDWVANDPRFLFHPAVKELTLDIASVVFMGHEPGSDHDLVTKVNAAFTTTTRAGGAIIRTSVPPFKWWRGLQARKVLEDYFSERLKERRNAEGTDMLTVLCHTADDDGNTFTDDDIVNHMIFLMMAAHDTSTSTLTTMANQLAANPEWQERCRDESDRLGDGPLDIEALEKLETLDLVINESLRMVTPLPFNVRQAVRDTELLGFFIPAGTNVNVWPGLNHRLPELWTDPEKFDPARFAEPRNEHKRHRYAFAPFGGGAHKCIGMVFGQLEIKTVMHRLLRKYRLELPHPGYQPRYDYAGMPVPMDGMPIVLRPLH; encoded by the coding sequence ATGGCCACCATCAGTACCCCCCACTACCTGCTGGATCAGGCTCGTCGCCGGTTCACGCCCACCCTGAACACCATCCCCGGCATGGGCGCGGTCGAGAAGCGGCTTCGTGAGCGGGATTGGCCGCAGTTCGAGCTGGCCCAGGCGCCCGTGGGCAGCGGACTCAAGACGGTCATGGGCGATTCGGGGCTCCCCCTGCTCGGCCACATGGTCGAGACCTTCCGCGGCGGTCCCGAGTATCTGCTGCAGGTCTACCGCAAGTACGGACCGATCCACTACGCCTACTCCCCGGCTCTGCCGGCGGTGACCGCGCTGGGACCCGACGCCACCCAGGCGGTGTTCTCCAACAAGAACAAGGACTTCTCCCAGAAGGGCTGGCATCCGGTCATCGGGCCGTTCTTCAACCGTGGCCTGATGATGCTCGACTTCGACGAGCACATGTACCACCGGCGGATCATGCAGGAGGCGTTCACCCGCACCCGGCTGTCCGGCTACGTCGAGCACATCGACCGGGTCGCCTCGCTGGTCATCGCCAACGACTGGGTGGCCAACGACCCGCGCTTCTTGTTCCACCCGGCCGTCAAGGAACTCACCCTCGACATCGCGTCGGTGGTGTTCATGGGCCACGAGCCCGGATCCGACCACGACCTGGTGACCAAGGTGAACGCGGCGTTCACCACGACCACCCGCGCCGGTGGGGCGATCATTCGCACGTCCGTTCCGCCGTTCAAGTGGTGGCGCGGACTGCAGGCCCGCAAGGTGCTGGAGGACTACTTCAGCGAGCGCCTCAAGGAACGCCGCAACGCCGAGGGCACCGACATGTTGACGGTGCTCTGCCACACCGCAGACGACGACGGCAACACATTCACCGACGACGACATCGTCAACCACATGATCTTCCTGATGATGGCCGCGCACGACACCTCGACGTCGACGCTCACCACGATGGCCAACCAGCTGGCAGCGAACCCGGAGTGGCAGGAGCGCTGCCGCGACGAGTCCGACCGGCTCGGCGACGGGCCGCTGGACATCGAGGCGCTCGAGAAGCTGGAGACCCTCGACCTGGTGATCAACGAGTCGCTGCGGATGGTCACTCCATTGCCGTTCAACGTTCGCCAGGCGGTGCGCGACACCGAGCTACTGGGCTTCTTCATCCCGGCCGGCACCAACGTCAATGTATGGCCCGGACTGAACCACCGCCTGCCTGAGCTGTGGACCGATCCGGAGAAGTTCGACCCGGCCCGCTTCGCCGAGCCGCGCAACGAGCACAAGCGGCATCGCTACGCGTTCGCTCCGTTCGGCGGCGGCGCGCACAAGTGCATCGGGATGGTCTTCGGGCAGCTGGAGATCAAGACCGTCATGCATCGCCTGTTACGCAAGTACCGCCTCGAGCTCCCGCACCCGGGCTACCAGCCCCGCTACGACTACGCGGGCATGCCCGTGCCGATGGACGGCATGCCGATCGTGCTGCGCCCGCTGCACTGA
- a CDS encoding homocitrate synthase, with amino-acid sequence MSPHSTTVFEPAPRFCAPLPAELREHARTMSWSAFTDTFSPSGGPVRLGSWECDDRSARSGPQPRRFCATIAVDDRIESATVHASGPVAALTAMLYDRGIGVEMTRFHQLAAGSHTATFVQGSDGRRREWAMGWAADPTQSALRAVIACANRLIG; translated from the coding sequence ATGAGTCCGCACAGCACCACAGTCTTTGAACCTGCACCGCGCTTCTGCGCTCCGCTGCCCGCGGAATTGCGCGAACACGCCCGAACCATGTCGTGGAGCGCATTCACCGACACGTTCAGCCCGAGCGGCGGACCCGTTCGGCTGGGGTCGTGGGAGTGCGACGACCGTTCCGCCCGGTCGGGTCCGCAGCCCCGGCGATTCTGCGCGACGATCGCTGTGGACGACCGCATCGAGAGTGCGACCGTGCACGCCAGCGGTCCGGTCGCAGCGCTGACCGCGATGCTCTACGACCGGGGTATCGGCGTCGAGATGACCCGATTCCACCAGTTGGCAGCCGGGTCGCACACCGCAACCTTTGTGCAGGGCAGCGACGGACGGCGCCGAGAATGGGCGATGGGCTGGGCGGCGGATCCCACCCAGTCGGCACTGCGCGCCGTCATCGCCTGTGCGAACCGGCTGATCGGCTGA